The DNA sequence TAGTtcagagagaaggggagagatgTGACGACTCACCAAGGAATCCCATAGTTGGTGAGTGGGATCATCAGATTGTCtggaagagaaatgaaaaacagctgaagtcaGATTACAGGAACAGAAGCTTCATCACATTTATCAGAAACCTCGACTGTCTCCTGacagcacaaatacacacatcagTCACtcagaaaatatttaaacttaTGGATGTAAAGAGAAAGATCAACAAGGTGCCGTACTGTCAGAGAGCTCCGGGTTTCCCTTCAGGTTCATCAGTTTGGGAATCGACGGACCGTAGACGTCAGCGTCCAACAGACCGACTGACTTCgactgagacagaaagaaagaaagaaagaaagaaagaaagaaagaaagaaagaaagaaagaaagaaagaaagaaagagttaaATCTCCTACACTGAACATCTGACTCAAAGTAAAGACAACTAACAGACAATTCTGATTGAGAACAATTTAAGATCTAATCTAAGAGAACAATTTAGATAAACGACCAGGTAAGAAGTCTCCTTACTGGATTGTTGGCCATTAATCCAAGAGCCAAattcactgcagagagagagaaacatatGAGTCAGACACAGAAGAATTAACTGTAGAGTATTCAGTACAAACTCCTAAAGATTTGGATGAATTTGCTCTTGaggaacaaaagcaggaaatctGTGCTGTACCTGCGGTGGTCGACTTGCCCACGCCACCTTTCCCTGAAGCCACGACGATGACCTGTTTGACCCCCGCGATGGGCTTCTGTTTGGGGAGACCTCTCGCCATGTGCTGCTTCTGCCTCTCCTGTAACGCCTTGCTGTCCACCGACCTCTGagatacacaacaacacacaaggTACACCTTGTTGCTCCATGGCCCATGCTGAATTAACCTTTATTTGcaaatatttcagaaaacatcCAATGATATACGGTACATGCTCTGTTTCCTTGGTGAAGAGAAAGTGAACCTTAAATCGACAAAATTTTACATGGAGTTTggtttaaagttttttgttttctgttttggggAGCCAATAACAGCTCTCTAAAGCTAAATTTATACTACTTCCTTATAGGTCAGTTAAAGGCCATTGATGTGAACGTGTGAAAACCTTTTAACTGTTAATTATTCTCCAACATGGTTATTAACCATGGATTAAGCCCAGTTATACACCCTTTATAAAGAGGGAATTGAGGGACGGTAGTGCAAATTATTACCCAGGCTGATTAATTAACTACAAATACGTcatttacatgaattaaaataaaaacaatagcTCACTGAGAAGCTATGAGACCGatttattgtaaaaaatatTTGGTCATTGACAATCTTTGAATAAAGTCActttgaacacaacacacacttccGGTTGTTAGGTTCAAAATAATACAGCATTTAAAGTAATTTACCTATCGAGGCGAAAGTACATTCATAACACAGGTATCTAACAATATACGATACAATAAACTACAAGACATGAAATTCAATAACGTTTTGGAGCTGTACTTTCTATTATTATCTGACGTACCGTTTTCATTtctattacaaaataaaacatacttcCGGTTTCGTTCCCGCTTCCTGTCTAGCTTGACGCTAGCACGAAGCTGCTAGCTAGCTCACCTGTGTTATGCTAACGGACACGGGCTGTAATCTCACCTGGCAGCGGACGAACTGAACACAACACGCAGGTCCGAGGTTTATTTCAGTCCTTGTTCGTAGAGCTGAAGGTTTATTAACGGATAATCTCAGTAAATGAGACAGTCTGCTGTATGTTAGCTGAGCCATGTTAGCTGTTTAGCTACTCCTCTGCGCGACAGCCTGATGCGCGTCAAGCTTGCGCAAAGTACGCATGCGTGGTAGGCGTGCGTAACCTTTTGTTTTAGGGTTAATTTTCTATCTTTACTCAAACGCAGTTTTCAAGAGTGTGTTTTTCCGTGTTTGGATATAGATATAGATTGACTTGAGTATAGCCTTTAATGAATACGCATAATCAATCGAAAAGAAAGTGAAGACTGCGAAAACAATGCGCAGTTTTGAGGCTCTTTAAGCAGCTTCAGTTGACGTTAATACGGAAGTGAGTTGCATGATGAGTTTTCTTCAAATTTGTGTCATTCATTGAAGATTTCTGTCACTTCATGAGTCGgtgttgttctgtctgttgaTGTTTCAGGTTGGGTTTGTTGGTCCTGGTTCTTCTGCATCACTGTTTCATGTTTAGAGTTTAAATCAGGGACGTCAGAGAGGATAAAAAGTTAGAACCTGAGGAATAATGTCGGAGAAAGGCAGTGGACCTGTGGCCCGGacggtgctgcagcagtgtctgCAGGCCAGGCTGCAGGTGAAACCAGCAGAGGAAGACTCAGAGGCCCAGTTTGTCCAGGTGAGACCAGGTGCACTGCGTCACATGGGATGTAGTAGACCAGTGatatacatttatgtattttgatttattcttaTTATGCACTACATCACAGTTCACTTTTataatgaaataacaataacaagtAAAATATAAATGGCTGCATTATGCCTGAAACTCATAAATGTGAGGATTTCCTGCatctctttgtcatttatgaatGTAAATTTagagttgttgtgttttgggctgttggaccaaagaagacatttaaagacatcactttggACTGTTTGGacttctgttttacatttttgttttgtgcctcACCCAATCCAATCCAGCTCTTCAGCAGACTTTTTTAGTGTCatcttttattatcttttcCAAAATTTTGTACACAGGTATTTTAATAGTATTGATCCAAAGTGAAGTCACTGTGCTCATCAACAAATCAACGTTTCTTACAACCTTTAAGATTCTCTACCTTTAATCAAAGTGAATATAATCATCACTTGCGGCCCTTCTTGATGACATTTGCTCTGTTCTCAGATCGACAGGGGGATGGTGATCTACATCTGCTTCTTTAAAGGAGCCACAGACGACATCTTGCCCAAGATGGGTCAGTGACCTTTCTTAACCTTTTGACCCACATAATTAAACCCTTCACTGAGGTGTTAAACATTGTCTCCTCAGTGTCCACTCTGCTGAATGTACGGCTGTGTGAGTCCGACTCAGGGAAGATGGTGTCGGTGCTGGAGCTCCCGGGCAGCGTGCTGATCGTCCCTCAGGCCACGCTGGGCGGGAAGTCCAAAGGCAGAGCTATGCAGTaccacaacaacatcagcaagGAGGACGGGCTGCGGCTGTACGGCAGCTTCGTCTCTCTGTGTGAGAAGGAACTGGCggctgctgcttcagctgagAGCGGAGCTGAAGTGAAACACGGGACTTATGGGAACAGACAAGTGCTGAAACTGGACACCAACGGACCCTACACACACCTGATGGAGTTCTGACCCGCAGGGAAGACGAGGAGTTGGACttaatgtttgaatatttacCATCAAGGCTGCAGCAGCCATCGATGTATCATGTGATTTATAATtttgtgataaaaaaacaaaacacagatttggagtctgttgctgtttttgtgtaagtagaaaataaataaacatgaataacaCATCCGGgtcagcagggggcgctgtgctgtgtgtcagggACCGGAAGTGAGCAGTACTCGGTAAGATTGGGTTACAGCAGTGTTTACAACCTGCGTCAAAACTGCTGCTCGTCCTCAGATCCGTCAGTCTACAGCAATCACACTTCCGGTGAAACGGCTCCCCGCCAAAGTAAAGGCACACAAACCATGGACTACAACGTGAAAGGagctgtttcacaaaaaaaaattcaaacagttatattcatagtgttttttttttttaactggctGTGTGATGTATGAGCAGTATGACTATCAAACAAATCATGATTCAATCTCTTATTGTTTTTCCTGCTCTCCTCATATTTGATTACTTCATTATGTTATTATCGCTTCTGCGAAACAtgaacctttattttgaaaatccttACCGGAACGTACCGGGCACAtgctagctgctgctagcttAAACCTGCACAACACCAAACGGCACATTTAGCCTCATATTTGAGCTGAAATGTGTTACTTTGCAGCTTTTCTGTGTACATTTGAACACGACACAATGAATCCAGCTGTTTTTAGGAGCAACCCGGTGGAAAATTATCGCAGTTAAACTTGAGCTCTTGTTGAAAGTTGCTGACGGTGTAACGAGGATTTGTGTTGACCGGACGCAGGATGTTCTAAGGTGGGGAGCTGGAAacttcacacatttacattattagTTTGTTGCATGAAGATGAGATTCATGATTTTGTGGTTTCAGAACTCTTGTAAAagtctgtgtgcatgtctgtttttacagaaataGAGAACTGACAGTGGGACAGtcaatcaaccaaccaatcaatcagTCAGCCAATAATCAATGAATCTTTTGTTTACAAATTCTCATTACTAATGAGGAAGTGTCTGTCAGGTCACTTGAGCTATGTCTTAAAATAGCTTATTTTTACTAAATAACTGTCCAAAACCCAgatgtttttactttaatgtggaaaaatatcagaaaattaTGACTTATTTGCTTATTAGCAATTAAAAGGAGAagtttaatgttattatttcatgtttaacaaACCACCCATTGATTATTTGTTCAAGCTGTCCACGCTGATGTGAAATATTCAAGAGTTTTCTGTAACAAACatggagaaaagaaagcaaatatgtgacattCTTACTTGATAATCATCAAACAATTAGTTGAATATCAAGATtgttatcagctgttttttAGAGACTGTTAGTTAATCGATTGAATCATCTTTTCCAGCTTTACTGTGTTGATCAATTTGATTTATACAGCACAaacctcagtgggctttacagtctcTACAGTGAGCGACATCCTCCAGCAGAAACCTTTttaacagggagaaaaaagatggaggaagtaCAGAAAGTTAACAGAAGTACAGATATAAGAAGAGATAACAGAGGAGAGCGATGATCCAGCGGAGTGTGTCTTGGTCCATCTGAAGGAGGCCTGAATTAAAAGACTTGCATCAGAGttaactgtctgtgtttcctccGTTACAGATGCCTTCATTCGACCTCATAGATAAGGTCGAGCTTTTTGTGCGGACGGGAACTTTTCAAGTCGGTGCGTCCAAGAGTTCAAAGAAAGTAACCCGAGCTGCCAGCAAACACTTCATCTATAAAGGTATTTCAGAGACggggacagacacacaaaaagttCATTACTgacagatgtgtaaaaaaaattggACACCAACTCTGTCTGCATGgttgagagaaaacacaggaagtcTGCAGAGTTCAGGTCGAACTTTATTAAAGATCATAATAATCAGTCAGTCGGTCGAATCGCTCACTGATTGTCTTCGTCTTTAGTTTGTCTGTCACTGACTGTGGttcctccctccgtcctccAGACGGCTGTCTGTGGCGATCCTATCGAGGCCGCCTCCTCCGCGTCGTCAGGAGCGACGAGGAAGTGAGGGAGATCCTGGCCCgttaccatgacaacaacaaccacGCCGGCCGGTCCCGGGCCGTGAAGGAGATCATGGTTAGTTAAGATGATAAAAGGATCGATGGCGAGCGCGGTGTTGGAAACTGGATCTGTTTCTAatattcctcctcttcctcctccagttgATGTATTACTGGGTTGGAGTGACGGAGGCGGTGAAGAACTGGGTCAGAGCTTGCGCTGTGTGTCAGAGCAAAAGTCCGGCAGAACCTCCCGACCCGCCCGTCCGCTTCTGCCTGGCCTACGGCTGCGATGCCTCCAACTACGTTTACCCCGGGCTCAGCTTCCACAGGTGGATCTCAAACTGTGGATCTTAAATATTCTTAGTTTTGGAGCAGTGGTACTGCGAGGCTCGGCTCAGTTAGTCCACCTCAGTTCTGTTCTGGCTCGGTATTAAAGTGCTCCACACCCCGCAGGTTTCCAAAGGAGGCGGAGAAGAGACGATTGTGGCTGGCGGTGGCTCAGAGGGACGAGGGCTCGCTGCGTATGAACTCCTGCCTCTGCTCGAGACACTTCGAGCCGTCCTGCTTCACGCTGAGCGAGGACGGCCAGCTGACTCTGCCGCCGGACGCCGTGCCCACCATCTTTTCTGTGACGGtgcaggaggacgaggtgaCACAGTAACGCTCACCGAGGCAGTTGAAGCTCATCTGAAGGCTTATTTTTGCATCAAGAACATCAGCTTTGAGCTACTGTAGAAGGACAAAACACGAGtttattctttcagtcagtctctgATGGAGAGGTGAAgctctcaccctccctctcgCCTCCAtcagtgtagagtttccacagttgttCCAGTTGTTCCGCTGTTACCTGGAGATAACGACCGGGGAAAACAaagcctcttcctgttttggttgtcaGACGGACTCACTCGCTTCCTTTGGGCTGTAATTCGAACCTTTGAGCCTGGAGGCAGTGAAAGAGAGTTAAATGGAACAAGTCTATATGTgaattgtgatggaaaaattccttttcattatgggttgatgaattttgaactatgcaaatgcatgaacacctaacctctgccctatatgattgtaacagtgtcacgaaccagccaaaactcagatagaaagtcgtcttcttgtcttatgttttatgtctgataattttatgctttgcacagagtcccaggtcatgcgtcatgaagttttaactttacgtcttgtgtcgatgagaagcctgtctgattgggatagtcgtatgtacgtgtgtgtgtgtgtagcttaatcactgctggcaccgagagtgcttgtctcttcccctgaccttgttgatatctgtgtataaaattgtgaacactcctttactcggggctcattcactcagctcatgaatttgactgtgtggtgagtccatctgcagatggttggattaaacttaccgaaaagacagatctgactttactcttttattgacagaaatttccaccacaggaTCATGTCTTTGATACGTTACAGTGATTATTAATATGCCTTGCCTCCATTTTTAGTAAATACTGATGCAGCAGTGAAATAGCTGCAGGACAACGACTCCATCCACGTATAAACCTCGCTTTCACTCTGCTCTTCAGGAGCTGGATTCTCCTGACAAACAAACGCTGTTACAGCACAAAGGAAGCTCGTCTGTCGTGCAACCAGAGCAGGAAGAGGCTTTGTTTTCCCCGGTCGCTCTCCCAGGTTAACAACTGTGGAAACTAAAGTAATGTAATAAACAGTAATGATTCAACCTGTTTACTCCAGTaaagtaacagagttcaggctctgacatggactcagagcatcagagtaaaaagtttccctctgaaggacatttgtggtcaaagctaactgaagctcacgtcatattaatagtattaaagttaaaggatttgtcccagctgttcctgagtCCATCGTCATCTGTTTTCAGGTCTCCGTCCCTTCAGATGAGGACTTCCTCCAGTCCAGCACCCTGGAGGACTTCCTGTCCACAGCCGCTGCCGCTGCAGAACCCACAGAACCGACTGACCCGGCCTTCGATCAGTCTGAAACACCcgtggagctgcaggagcaccAGTACTCCCTCCCAGCTCCCGATCCCGAGTCCATGGAGACAGTGGAGGAGtacaagaggaggaagactaTCATCGAGCCGAGCTTCGCCGTCTACAACCAGATCGCCAGGTAGACCTGTGATCACCTGACCGCTTCATCACATGTTCATCTTTCTTTGTTAACGGCAGTTGTGTTGAGAGGTTTTTACTTTGTACTCTGCAGGTATCTGAGCCACAGGATCTTACCTATGCAGAGCAAGCAAAGCAGATTTGCTTTAAAAAGGATGTCCAAGCGCTTCGGCCTGATAGGTGAGAGGACGGAGGGATAAAACACGTCATCACTCACTTTATTTACCTCCTACAGTCCTCAGAGAGACACATTTTAGTATCACGTGAAGATGAAATGTCTTGAGAAACActtctcttgtgtttcagaTGGAGTGCTGATGTACACAcgagtctctcctcctctcagagtGCcgcgcagcagagaggaggtttgtgttgtttaaagtCACGATATGCGAGCGGAGCTACCAGGAGGACGAGTTTTTATTAAAGTACCAAAGAGAAAATCATTCGCGGCTCTGACATGCTGACTGAACCATCCGTCCTGCGTTTTGCTTCCAGGTGAACTCGATCCTGAAGCAGTTCCACGACAACCAGGGTCACTACGGTCAGGGAATCTGCCAGCGTCAGATCACAAAGCACTTCTACTGGGCCAGCATGACCCGAGACCTGGCCCGCTGGATCAACAGCTGCAACA is a window from the Acanthopagrus latus isolate v.2019 chromosome 16, fAcaLat1.1, whole genome shotgun sequence genome containing:
- the dtd2 gene encoding D-aminoacyl-tRNA deacylase 2, with the translated sequence MSEKGSGPVARTVLQQCLQARLQVKPAEEDSEAQFVQIDRGMVIYICFFKGATDDILPKMVSTLLNVRLCESDSGKMVSVLELPGSVLIVPQATLGGKSKGRAMQYHNNISKEDGLRLYGSFVSLCEKELAAAASAESGAEVKHGTYGNRQVLKLDTNGPYTHLMEF